One part of the Homo sapiens chromosome 19, GRCh38.p14 Primary Assembly genome encodes these proteins:
- the KLK4 gene encoding kallikrein-4 isoform 1 preproprotein (isoform 1 preproprotein is encoded by transcript variant 1) produces MATAGNPWGWFLGYLILGVAGSLVSGSCSQIINGEDCSPHSQPWQAALVMENELFCSGVLVHPQWVLSAAHCFQNSYTIGLGLHSLEADQEPGSQMVEASLSVRHPEYNRPLLANDLMLIKLDESVSESDTIRSISIASQCPTAGNSCLVSGWGLLANGRMPTVLQCVNVSVVSEEVCSKLYDPLYHPSMFCAGGGQDQKDSCNGDSGGPLICNGYLQGLVSFGKAPCGQVGVPGVYTNLCKFTEWIEKTVQAS; encoded by the exons ATGGCCACAGCAGGAAATCCCTGGGGCTGGTTCCTGGGGTACCTCATCCTTGGTGTCGCAG GATCGCTCGTCTCTGGTAGCTGCAGCCAAATCATAAACGGCGAGGACTGCAGCCCGCACTCGCAGCCCTGGCAGGCGGCACTGGTCATGGAAAACGAATTGTTCTGCTCGGGCGTCCTGGTGCATCCGCAGTGGGTGCTGTCAGCCGCACACTGTTTCCAGAA CTCCTACACCATCGGGCTGGGCCTGCACAGTCTTGAGGCCGACCAAGAGCCAGGGAGCCAGATGGTGGAGGCCAGCCTCTCCGTACGGCACCCAGAGTACAACAGACCCTTGCTCGCTAACGACCTCATGCTCATCAAGTTGGACGAATCCGTGTCCGAGTCTGACACCATCCGGAGCATCAGCATTGCTTCGCAGTGCCCTACCGCGGGGAACTCTTGCCTCGTTTCTGGCTGGGGTCTGCTGGCGAACG GCAGAATGCCTACCGTGCTGCAGTGCGTGAACGTGTCGGTGGTGTCTGAGGAGGTCTGCAGTAAGCTCTATGACCCGCTGTACCACCCCAGCATGTTCTGCGCCGGCGGAGGGCAAGACCAGAAGGACTCCTGCAAC GGTGACTCTGGGGGGCCCCTGATCTGCAACGGGTACTTGCAGGGCCTTGTGTCTTTCGGAAAAGCCCCGTGTGGCCAAGTTGGCGTGCCAGGTGTCTACACCAACCTCTGCAAATTCACTGAGTGGATAGAGAAAACCGTCCAGGCCAGTTAA
- the KLK4 gene encoding kallikrein-4 isoform 2 (isoform 2 is encoded by transcript variant 2), translating to MVEASLSVRHPEYNRPLLANDLMLIKLDESVSESDTIRSISIASQCPTAGNSCLVSGWGLLANGRMPTVLQCVNVSVVSEEVCSKLYDPLYHPSMFCAGGGQDQKDSCNGDSGGPLICNGYLQGLVSFGKAPCGQVGVPGVYTNLCKFTEWIEKTVQAS from the exons ATGGTGGAGGCCAGCCTCTCCGTACGGCACCCAGAGTACAACAGACCCTTGCTCGCTAACGACCTCATGCTCATCAAGTTGGACGAATCCGTGTCCGAGTCTGACACCATCCGGAGCATCAGCATTGCTTCGCAGTGCCCTACCGCGGGGAACTCTTGCCTCGTTTCTGGCTGGGGTCTGCTGGCGAACG GCAGAATGCCTACCGTGCTGCAGTGCGTGAACGTGTCGGTGGTGTCTGAGGAGGTCTGCAGTAAGCTCTATGACCCGCTGTACCACCCCAGCATGTTCTGCGCCGGCGGAGGGCAAGACCAGAAGGACTCCTGCAAC GGTGACTCTGGGGGGCCCCTGATCTGCAACGGGTACTTGCAGGGCCTTGTGTCTTTCGGAAAAGCCCCGTGTGGCCAAGTTGGCGTGCCAGGTGTCTACACCAACCTCTGCAAATTCACTGAGTGGATAGAGAAAACCGTCCAGGCCAGTTAA
- the KLK4 gene encoding kallikrein-4 isoform X1 — protein sequence MATAGNPWGWFLGYLILGVAGSLVSGSCSQIINGEDCSPHSQPWQAALVMENELFCSGVLVHPQWVLSAAHCFQNSYTIGLGLHSLEADQEPGSQMVEASLSVRHPEYNRPLLANDLMLIKLDESVSESDTIRSISIASQCPTAGNSCLVSGWGLLANECLPCCSA from the exons ATGGCCACAGCAGGAAATCCCTGGGGCTGGTTCCTGGGGTACCTCATCCTTGGTGTCGCAG GATCGCTCGTCTCTGGTAGCTGCAGCCAAATCATAAACGGCGAGGACTGCAGCCCGCACTCGCAGCCCTGGCAGGCGGCACTGGTCATGGAAAACGAATTGTTCTGCTCGGGCGTCCTGGTGCATCCGCAGTGGGTGCTGTCAGCCGCACACTGTTTCCAGAA CTCCTACACCATCGGGCTGGGCCTGCACAGTCTTGAGGCCGACCAAGAGCCAGGGAGCCAGATGGTGGAGGCCAGCCTCTCCGTACGGCACCCAGAGTACAACAGACCCTTGCTCGCTAACGACCTCATGCTCATCAAGTTGGACGAATCCGTGTCCGAGTCTGACACCATCCGGAGCATCAGCATTGCTTCGCAGTGCCCTACCGCGGGGAACTCTTGCCTCGTTTCTGGCTGGGGTCTGCTGGCGAACG AATGCCTACCGTGCTGCAGTGCGTGA
- the PPIAP59 gene encoding peptidyl-prolyl cis-trans isomerase A-like, protein IGFADTAAASPVLSATVNPTVFFDIAVDGEPLGHVSFELFADKFPKSAEKVHALSTGEKGFGYKGSCFHRIIPGFMCQGGDFTRHKDTGGKSLYREKFDDENFILKHTGPGILSMANAGPNTNCSQCFICTAKTEGLDGKHVVFGTVKEGMKIVEAMEYFGPRNGKTSKEITIADCEQL, encoded by the coding sequence ataggcttTGCAGACACTGCCGCTGCGAGTCCTGTACTATCAGCCACGGTCAACCCCACCGTGTTCTTTGACATCGCCGTTGATGGAGAGCCCTTAGGCCACGTGTCCTTCGAGCTGTTTGCAGATAAGTTTCCAAAGTCAGCAGAAAAGGTTCATGCTCTGAGCACTGGAGAGAAAGGATTTGGTTATAAGGGTTCCTGCTTTCACAGAATTATTCCAGGGTTTATGTGTCAGGGTGGTGACTTCACACGCCATAAAGACACCGGTGGCAAGTCCCTCTACAGGGAGAAATTTGATGATGAGAACTTCATCCTAAAGCATACAGGGCCTGGCATCTTGTCCATGGCAAATGCTGGACCCAATACAAATTGTTCCCAGTGTTTCATCTGCACTGCCAAGACTGAGGGGTTGGATGGCAAGCACGTGGTCTTTGGCACGGTGAAAGAAGGCATGAAGATTGTGGAGGCCATGGAGTACTTTGGGCCCAGGAATGGCAAGACCAGCAAGGAGATCACCATTGCTGACTGTGAACAACTCTAA